One Dreissena polymorpha isolate Duluth1 chromosome 9, UMN_Dpol_1.0, whole genome shotgun sequence genomic window carries:
- the LOC127844045 gene encoding uncharacterized protein LOC127844045: MVWCNFFCVAAITITSSSTSTTTCVTTTAKTTSSSFMTTSTATSTPSPGIGDTKSNDDKASASQIMYIGAGAGGTVAIVIIVVVIVIVLIKCGRKAQTAARYEHNPQSGLSNDGFEHSAVYEEGAVTLRAEGEMPYSVLGNLGGVTHNSRNENTYSTLQDGNNIYDTIDRISDCPTTDAPPPPTDWGYMPRSSELSGVYLTPSEGRRSVINSSDHYSDSGSSG, encoded by the exons atggTTTGGTGTAATTTTTTTTGTGTTGCGGCTATAACCATAACCTCATCATCCacatcaacaacaacatgtgTAACAACAACAGCGAAGACAACATCAAGTTCTTTCATGACAACGTCCACGGCTACCAGTACGCCATCTCCTGGAATTGGGGACACTAAAAGCAACGATGACAAAGCGTCTGCCTCCCAAATCATGTACATTGGAGCAGGAGCTGGTGGAACTGTAGCTATCGTCATTATTGTCGTCGTAATCGTTATCGTATTAATAAA ATGCGGAAGAAAGGCACAAACGGCTGCACGGTACGAACATAATCCACAAAGTGGCCTCTCTAACGACGGGTTCGAGCATAGTGCCGTGTATGAGGAAGGAGCTGTAACCTTAAGAGCGGAAGGCGAAATGCCATACTCAGTGCTGGGTAATCTCGGAGGCGTAACTCATAACTCG AGGAATGAAAACACATACAGTACACTGCAGGACGGGAACAACATATACGACACGATCGATCGTATCAGTGACTGTCCAACCACTGATGCGCCTCCTCCACCAACTGATTGGGGATACATGCCTCGAAGCTCTGAGCTCTCTGGTGTGTATTTAACACCATCTGAGGGACGCAGATCAGTAATAAATTCGTCTGACCATTACTCCGACAGTGGTAGTAGTGGTTAA